The Felis catus isolate Fca126 chromosome X, F.catus_Fca126_mat1.0, whole genome shotgun sequence genome includes a region encoding these proteins:
- the LOC123383323 gene encoding histone H2A-Bbd type 1-like, giving the protein MSGRRRRRHRRRRRRPAVSRSRRAELQFPVSRVERLLREGRYAPRLSASTPVFLTAVLEYLTANILELAGKEALDSHKMRITPEHVQRALGSNQHLRGLLENTTSRRVDGRPRVRKW; this is encoded by the coding sequence ATGTCTGGGAGGCGCCGCCGTCGGCACCGTCGCAGACGGAGGAGGCCCGCGGTGTCCCGCTCCAGGAGAGCCGAGCTGCAATTCCCGGTCAGCCGCGTGGAGCGTCTCCTGCGAGAGGGTCGCTACGCCCCGCGCCTGAGCGCGTCCACCCCGGTCTTCCTGACCGCCGTTCTCGAGTACCTGACGGCCAACATCCTGGAGCTGGCGGGCAAGGAGGCTCTGGACAGCCACAAGATGCGCATCACCCCGGAGCACGTGCAGCGAGCCCTGGGCAGCAACCAGCACCTCAGGGGTCTCCTTGAGAACACCACCTCCCGTCGGGTGGATGGGAGGCCCCGAGTTCGGAAGTGGTGA